From a region of the Zingiber officinale cultivar Zhangliang chromosome 4B, Zo_v1.1, whole genome shotgun sequence genome:
- the LOC121976394 gene encoding polyadenylate-binding protein RBP45-like isoform X3: MMQPGGGMVQQPPMAPPPMDHQQQQQQPQQWPVMPLMPPLPQPQYYQAGPPPPMWNQQSSQVPAPVPQPPPQYQHPAPPVMPPQMQYQVSAPNPAPAMAAQQGSSDEIRTLWIGDLQYWMDESYIYSCFVHTGEVVSVKLIRNKQTGQSEGYGFIEFVSQMAAERILQTYNGQTMPNSEQAFRLNWASCGAGERRGDGADYTVFVGDLAADVTDYMLQEIFKSRYSSVKGAKIVTDRLTGRSKGYGFVKFADLNEQTKALTEMNGVYCSTRPMRVGTAANKRALGSQQQYPSNVSYQSGQNAESENDPNNTTIFVGGLDSNVTDDILRQVFGQYGEIVYVKIPVGKRCGFVQFSNRSSAESALSSLNGTQLGGQNIRLSWGRSPTNKQQQQQEPNQWNGSYYGYTQNYDNYGYAATPQDPNAYSYGAYQGYGNYQQQQQ; the protein is encoded by the exons ATGATGCAGCCGGGCGGCGGAATGGTGCAACAACCTCCGATGGCGCCGCCACCGATGGACCACCAGCAACAGCAGCAGCAACCGCAGCAGTGGCCCGTGATGCCACTCATGCCACCTCTGCCTCAGCCGCAGTACTACCAGGCCGGCCCGCCTCCGCCGATGTGGAACCAACAGAGCTCTCAGGTTCCGGCGCCTGTCCCTCAGCCTCCGCCGCAGTACCAGCATCCTGCGCCGCCCGTGATGCCACCCCAGATGCAGTACCAGGTTTCTGCGCCTAACCCTGCACCAGCCATGGCAGCGCAGCAAGGATCGTCTGATGAGATCCGCACGCTTTGGATCGGCGACTTGCAGTACTGGATGGATGAGAGCTATATTTACAGCTGCTTTGTACATACGGGAGAG GTTGTTTCAGTTAAACTTATTCGCAACAAACAAACTGGGCAGTCAGAGGGTTATGGTTTTATTGAGTTTGTATCTCAAATGGCTGCAGAACGAATTCTTCAAACTTATAATGGTCAAACAATGCCTAATTCTGAACAAGCTTTCAGATTGAATTGGGCTTCATGTGGAGCAGGAGAGAGGCGTGGAGATGGTGCTGATTATACAGTTTTTGTTGGTGATTTGGCTGCAGATGTCACTGATTATATGTTGCAAGAGATATTTAAGAGCCGCTACTCCTCAGTTAAGGGTGCCAAAATTGTCACTGATCGACTTACTGGGCGTTCCAAAGGCTATGGCTTTGTTAAATTTGCTGATCTTAATGAACAAACAAAAGCATTGACTGAGATGAATGGAGTTTATTGTTCGACAAGGCCCATGCGAGTTGGTACTGCTGCTAACAAGAGGGCATTGGGTAGTCAACAGCAATATCCCTCAAATG TTTCCTACCAGAGTGGACAGAATGCAGAGTCTGAGAATGATCCAAACAATACTACC ATTTTTGTAGGTGGGCTTGATTCTAATGTTACAGATGATATTTTGCGACAAGTTTTTGGCCAATATGGGGAAATAGTTTATGTAAAAATACCCGTAGGGAAGCGATGTGGGTTTGTTCAATTTTCTAACAG GTCAAGTGCTGAGTCTGCATTAAGTTCACTAAATGGAACCCAGTTAGGTGGACAAAATATCAGATTGTCATGGGGTCGCAGTCCTACCAATAAACAG cagcagcagcaggaacCCAACCAGTGGAATGGAAGCTACTATGGATATACCCAAAACTACGACAACTATGGTTATGCTGCCACTCCACAAGATCCTAACGCATATTCATATGGAGCATATCAAGGATATGGGAActatcagcagcagcagcaataa
- the LOC121976394 gene encoding polyadenylate-binding protein RBP45-like isoform X1 codes for MMQPGGGMVQQPPMAPPPMDHQQQQQQPQQWPVMPLMPPLPQPQYYQAGPPPPMWNQQSSQVPAPVPQPPPQYQHPAPPVMPPQMQYQVSAPNPAPAMAAQQGSSDEIRTLWIGDLQYWMDESYIYSCFVHTGEVVSVKLIRNKQTGQSEGYGFIEFVSQMAAERILQTYNGQTMPNSEQAFRLNWASCGAGERRGDGADYTVFVGDLAADVTDYMLQEIFKSRYSSVKGAKIVTDRLTGRSKGYGFVKFADLNEQTKALTEMNGVYCSTRPMRVGTAANKRALGSQQQYPSNVSYQSGQNAESENDPNNTTIFVGGLDSNVTDDILRQVFGQYGEIVYVKIPVGKRCGFVQFSNRLAHNVRVPEHCYSYLIIFLPFMLSLRSSAESALSSLNGTQLGGQNIRLSWGRSPTNKQQQQQEPNQWNGSYYGYTQNYDNYGYAATPQDPNAYSYGAYQGYGNYQQQQQ; via the exons ATGATGCAGCCGGGCGGCGGAATGGTGCAACAACCTCCGATGGCGCCGCCACCGATGGACCACCAGCAACAGCAGCAGCAACCGCAGCAGTGGCCCGTGATGCCACTCATGCCACCTCTGCCTCAGCCGCAGTACTACCAGGCCGGCCCGCCTCCGCCGATGTGGAACCAACAGAGCTCTCAGGTTCCGGCGCCTGTCCCTCAGCCTCCGCCGCAGTACCAGCATCCTGCGCCGCCCGTGATGCCACCCCAGATGCAGTACCAGGTTTCTGCGCCTAACCCTGCACCAGCCATGGCAGCGCAGCAAGGATCGTCTGATGAGATCCGCACGCTTTGGATCGGCGACTTGCAGTACTGGATGGATGAGAGCTATATTTACAGCTGCTTTGTACATACGGGAGAG GTTGTTTCAGTTAAACTTATTCGCAACAAACAAACTGGGCAGTCAGAGGGTTATGGTTTTATTGAGTTTGTATCTCAAATGGCTGCAGAACGAATTCTTCAAACTTATAATGGTCAAACAATGCCTAATTCTGAACAAGCTTTCAGATTGAATTGGGCTTCATGTGGAGCAGGAGAGAGGCGTGGAGATGGTGCTGATTATACAGTTTTTGTTGGTGATTTGGCTGCAGATGTCACTGATTATATGTTGCAAGAGATATTTAAGAGCCGCTACTCCTCAGTTAAGGGTGCCAAAATTGTCACTGATCGACTTACTGGGCGTTCCAAAGGCTATGGCTTTGTTAAATTTGCTGATCTTAATGAACAAACAAAAGCATTGACTGAGATGAATGGAGTTTATTGTTCGACAAGGCCCATGCGAGTTGGTACTGCTGCTAACAAGAGGGCATTGGGTAGTCAACAGCAATATCCCTCAAATG TTTCCTACCAGAGTGGACAGAATGCAGAGTCTGAGAATGATCCAAACAATACTACC ATTTTTGTAGGTGGGCTTGATTCTAATGTTACAGATGATATTTTGCGACAAGTTTTTGGCCAATATGGGGAAATAGTTTATGTAAAAATACCCGTAGGGAAGCGATGTGGGTTTGTTCAATTTTCTAACAGGTTAGCACATAATGTACGAGTACCTGAACATTGTTACTCGTACCTGATTATATTTCTTCCTTTTATGTTGTCTCTCAGGTCAAGTGCTGAGTCTGCATTAAGTTCACTAAATGGAACCCAGTTAGGTGGACAAAATATCAGATTGTCATGGGGTCGCAGTCCTACCAATAAACAG cagcagcagcaggaacCCAACCAGTGGAATGGAAGCTACTATGGATATACCCAAAACTACGACAACTATGGTTATGCTGCCACTCCACAAGATCCTAACGCATATTCATATGGAGCATATCAAGGATATGGGAActatcagcagcagcagcaataa
- the LOC121976394 gene encoding polyadenylate-binding protein RBP45-like isoform X2, whose amino-acid sequence MMQPGGGMVQQPPMAPPPMDHQQQQQQPQQWPVMPLMPPLPQPQYYQAGPPPPMWNQQSSQVPAPVPQPPPQYQHPAPPVMPPQMQYQVSAPNPAPAMAAQQGSSDEIRTLWIGDLQYWMDESYIYSCFVHTGEVVSVKLIRNKQTGQSEGYGFIEFVSQMAAERILQTYNGQTMPNSEQAFRLNWASCGAGERRGDGADYTVFVGDLAADVTDYMLQEIFKSRYSSVKGAKIVTDRLTGRSKGYGFVKFADLNEQTKALTEMNGVYCSTRPMRVGTAANKRALGSQQQYPSNVSYQSGQNAESENDPNNTTIFVGGLDSNVTDDILRQVFGQYGEIVYVKIPVGKRCGFVQFSNRSSAESALSSLNGTQLGGQNIRLSWGRSPTNKQQQQQQEPNQWNGSYYGYTQNYDNYGYAATPQDPNAYSYGAYQGYGNYQQQQQ is encoded by the exons ATGATGCAGCCGGGCGGCGGAATGGTGCAACAACCTCCGATGGCGCCGCCACCGATGGACCACCAGCAACAGCAGCAGCAACCGCAGCAGTGGCCCGTGATGCCACTCATGCCACCTCTGCCTCAGCCGCAGTACTACCAGGCCGGCCCGCCTCCGCCGATGTGGAACCAACAGAGCTCTCAGGTTCCGGCGCCTGTCCCTCAGCCTCCGCCGCAGTACCAGCATCCTGCGCCGCCCGTGATGCCACCCCAGATGCAGTACCAGGTTTCTGCGCCTAACCCTGCACCAGCCATGGCAGCGCAGCAAGGATCGTCTGATGAGATCCGCACGCTTTGGATCGGCGACTTGCAGTACTGGATGGATGAGAGCTATATTTACAGCTGCTTTGTACATACGGGAGAG GTTGTTTCAGTTAAACTTATTCGCAACAAACAAACTGGGCAGTCAGAGGGTTATGGTTTTATTGAGTTTGTATCTCAAATGGCTGCAGAACGAATTCTTCAAACTTATAATGGTCAAACAATGCCTAATTCTGAACAAGCTTTCAGATTGAATTGGGCTTCATGTGGAGCAGGAGAGAGGCGTGGAGATGGTGCTGATTATACAGTTTTTGTTGGTGATTTGGCTGCAGATGTCACTGATTATATGTTGCAAGAGATATTTAAGAGCCGCTACTCCTCAGTTAAGGGTGCCAAAATTGTCACTGATCGACTTACTGGGCGTTCCAAAGGCTATGGCTTTGTTAAATTTGCTGATCTTAATGAACAAACAAAAGCATTGACTGAGATGAATGGAGTTTATTGTTCGACAAGGCCCATGCGAGTTGGTACTGCTGCTAACAAGAGGGCATTGGGTAGTCAACAGCAATATCCCTCAAATG TTTCCTACCAGAGTGGACAGAATGCAGAGTCTGAGAATGATCCAAACAATACTACC ATTTTTGTAGGTGGGCTTGATTCTAATGTTACAGATGATATTTTGCGACAAGTTTTTGGCCAATATGGGGAAATAGTTTATGTAAAAATACCCGTAGGGAAGCGATGTGGGTTTGTTCAATTTTCTAACAG GTCAAGTGCTGAGTCTGCATTAAGTTCACTAAATGGAACCCAGTTAGGTGGACAAAATATCAGATTGTCATGGGGTCGCAGTCCTACCAATAAACAG cagcagcagcagcaggaacCCAACCAGTGGAATGGAAGCTACTATGGATATACCCAAAACTACGACAACTATGGTTATGCTGCCACTCCACAAGATCCTAACGCATATTCATATGGAGCATATCAAGGATATGGGAActatcagcagcagcagcaataa
- the LOC121976394 gene encoding polyadenylate-binding protein RBP45-like isoform X4 has protein sequence MMQPGGGMVQQPPMAPPPMDHQQQQQQPQQWPVMPLMPPLPQPQYYQAGPPPPMWNQQSSQVPAPVPQPPPQYQHPAPPVMPPQMQYQVSAPNPAPAMAAQQGSSDEIRTLWIGDLQYWMDESYIYSCFVHTGEVVSVKLIRNKQTGQSEGYGFIEFVSQMAAERILQTYNGQTMPNSEQAFRLNWASCGAGERRGDGADYTVFVGDLAADVTDYMLQEIFKSRYSSVKGAKIVTDRLTGRSKGYGFVKFADLNEQTKALTEMNGVYCSTRPMRVGTAANKRALGSQQQYPSNVSYQSGQNAESENDPNNTTIFVGGLDSNVTDDILRQVFGQYGEIVYVKIPVGKRCGFVQFSNRSSAESALSSLNGTQLGGQNIRLSWGRSPTNKQQQQEPNQWNGSYYGYTQNYDNYGYAATPQDPNAYSYGAYQGYGNYQQQQQ, from the exons ATGATGCAGCCGGGCGGCGGAATGGTGCAACAACCTCCGATGGCGCCGCCACCGATGGACCACCAGCAACAGCAGCAGCAACCGCAGCAGTGGCCCGTGATGCCACTCATGCCACCTCTGCCTCAGCCGCAGTACTACCAGGCCGGCCCGCCTCCGCCGATGTGGAACCAACAGAGCTCTCAGGTTCCGGCGCCTGTCCCTCAGCCTCCGCCGCAGTACCAGCATCCTGCGCCGCCCGTGATGCCACCCCAGATGCAGTACCAGGTTTCTGCGCCTAACCCTGCACCAGCCATGGCAGCGCAGCAAGGATCGTCTGATGAGATCCGCACGCTTTGGATCGGCGACTTGCAGTACTGGATGGATGAGAGCTATATTTACAGCTGCTTTGTACATACGGGAGAG GTTGTTTCAGTTAAACTTATTCGCAACAAACAAACTGGGCAGTCAGAGGGTTATGGTTTTATTGAGTTTGTATCTCAAATGGCTGCAGAACGAATTCTTCAAACTTATAATGGTCAAACAATGCCTAATTCTGAACAAGCTTTCAGATTGAATTGGGCTTCATGTGGAGCAGGAGAGAGGCGTGGAGATGGTGCTGATTATACAGTTTTTGTTGGTGATTTGGCTGCAGATGTCACTGATTATATGTTGCAAGAGATATTTAAGAGCCGCTACTCCTCAGTTAAGGGTGCCAAAATTGTCACTGATCGACTTACTGGGCGTTCCAAAGGCTATGGCTTTGTTAAATTTGCTGATCTTAATGAACAAACAAAAGCATTGACTGAGATGAATGGAGTTTATTGTTCGACAAGGCCCATGCGAGTTGGTACTGCTGCTAACAAGAGGGCATTGGGTAGTCAACAGCAATATCCCTCAAATG TTTCCTACCAGAGTGGACAGAATGCAGAGTCTGAGAATGATCCAAACAATACTACC ATTTTTGTAGGTGGGCTTGATTCTAATGTTACAGATGATATTTTGCGACAAGTTTTTGGCCAATATGGGGAAATAGTTTATGTAAAAATACCCGTAGGGAAGCGATGTGGGTTTGTTCAATTTTCTAACAG GTCAAGTGCTGAGTCTGCATTAAGTTCACTAAATGGAACCCAGTTAGGTGGACAAAATATCAGATTGTCATGGGGTCGCAGTCCTACCAATAAACAG cagcagcaggaacCCAACCAGTGGAATGGAAGCTACTATGGATATACCCAAAACTACGACAACTATGGTTATGCTGCCACTCCACAAGATCCTAACGCATATTCATATGGAGCATATCAAGGATATGGGAActatcagcagcagcagcaataa